One Actinomycetota bacterium genomic window carries:
- a CDS encoding glucosyl-3-phosphoglycerate synthase, whose amino-acid sequence MEGKGLDGGCYASSRLERCAWYDANTFHHAQFDDLGKLLEIKEEAGKTVSVCLPSLNEEATIGDILAVTRKELMEKVPLVDQLCVVDGGSQDGTREAAEAAGAEVFRQDEILPGMFEPQGKGDALWRSLYCLRGDIIIWMDSDIRNFHPRFVTGLLGPLLTRPDVRFVKGYYQRPIKAEHRLLPTGGGRVTELVARPLLSLFFPELSALIQPLSGEYGGEREVLESIPFFSGYGVEIGMLMDIHSRYGMGVIGQVDLVERQHRNQPVPALGRMAFQIVQAVLIRLQELGRLELREEYSVEMTQVEYRDGEYLLERKLLPVQERPAMAELEEYRRRFGR is encoded by the coding sequence TTGGAGGGAAAGGGACTCGACGGGGGATGCTACGCTTCCAGCCGGCTGGAGAGGTGCGCCTGGTATGACGCCAACACCTTCCACCACGCTCAGTTCGACGACCTCGGGAAGCTCCTGGAGATCAAGGAGGAAGCGGGAAAGACGGTGAGCGTATGCCTCCCCAGCCTTAACGAGGAGGCGACCATCGGGGACATCCTCGCCGTCACGCGGAAAGAGCTGATGGAGAAGGTGCCCCTGGTGGACCAGCTCTGCGTGGTGGACGGCGGCAGCCAGGACGGCACCAGGGAGGCCGCGGAGGCGGCGGGGGCGGAGGTCTTCCGCCAGGACGAGATACTGCCCGGCATGTTCGAGCCCCAGGGCAAGGGCGACGCCCTGTGGCGCAGCCTCTACTGCCTGCGAGGGGACATCATCATCTGGATGGACTCGGACATCCGCAACTTCCACCCCCGCTTCGTGACGGGGCTGCTGGGCCCCTTGCTCACCCGCCCCGACGTGCGCTTCGTCAAGGGGTACTACCAGCGGCCCATCAAGGCTGAACACCGCCTGCTCCCCACCGGGGGCGGCAGGGTCACGGAGCTGGTGGCCCGGCCCCTGCTCAGCCTCTTCTTCCCCGAGCTCAGCGCCCTCATACAGCCCCTTTCGGGGGAATACGGCGGGGAACGGGAGGTGCTGGAGAGCATCCCCTTCTTCTCCGGCTACGGGGTGGAGATAGGCATGCTCATGGACATCCACAGTCGCTACGGCATGGGGGTGATCGGGCAGGTGGACCTGGTGGAGCGGCAGCACCGCAACCAACCCGTACCCGCCCTGGGCAGGATGGCCTTCCAGATAGTGCAGGCGGTGCTCATCCGGCTGCAGGAGCTGGGCAGGTTGGAGCTGCGCGAGGAATACAGCGTGGAGATGACCCAGGTGGAGTACCGCGACGGCGAGTACCTGCTGGAGAGGAAACTGCTGCCGGTGCAGGAGAGGCCCGCCATGGCGGAGCTGGAGGAATACCGGAGGCGGTTCGGCCGCTGA
- a CDS encoding indolepyruvate oxidoreductase subunit beta: MPDVVLAGVGGQGNVLSARVLAETALRMGYDVKTSEVHGMAQRGGSVVCMVRWGEKVHSPLIPEGRADFLLAFELLEGLRYLRYLSGEGTAIVNLYQLDPLTVLRGDAEYPENALQKIRDYAARAVELDARDMAARAGNLRAVGSVLLGALSVYLDFPDDAWREAIVAAVPAKAVEVNLRAFSAGAGRGRGSA, encoded by the coding sequence ATGCCTGACGTGGTGCTCGCCGGCGTCGGGGGGCAGGGTAACGTGCTCTCGGCGAGGGTGCTCGCCGAGACCGCCCTACGCATGGGATACGATGTCAAGACCAGCGAGGTGCACGGCATGGCGCAGCGAGGGGGCAGCGTGGTGTGCATGGTGCGCTGGGGAGAGAAGGTGCACTCGCCGCTGATACCGGAGGGGAGGGCGGATTTCCTCCTCGCCTTCGAGCTGCTGGAGGGGCTGCGCTACCTGCGCTACCTCTCGGGCGAGGGCACCGCCATCGTGAACCTCTACCAGCTGGACCCGCTCACGGTACTGCGCGGGGACGCGGAATATCCCGAGAACGCACTGCAGAAGATACGCGATTACGCCGCCCGCGCCGTGGAGCTGGACGCGCGGGACATGGCCGCGCGGGCGGGAAATCTCCGCGCCGTGGGCTCGGTCCTCCTGGGGGCGCTCTCCGTTTACCTTGATTTTCCAGATGACGCGTGGCGGGAGGCCATCGTCGCCGCCGTGCCCGCGAAGGCGGTGGAGGTCAACCTGCGGGCGTTCTCGGCGGGGGCGGGTCGGGGGCGCGGGAGCGCTTGA